The following are encoded in a window of Methanorbis rubei genomic DNA:
- a CDS encoding nicotinamide-nucleotide adenylyltransferase, translated as MKRGLYVGRFQPYHNGHNAVIDSIANEVDELIIGIGSAEISHDLRHPFTAGERVLMISRALKNIDIPIYIIPLEDVKRNALWVSHVKSMTPPFDTVYTSNPLVIQLFREAGITVTSPPMYQREMLSGTSIRARMIAGENWDECVPPEVADVIREIHGIDRIRQIAKTD; from the coding sequence ATGAAACGAGGCCTCTACGTTGGAAGATTTCAGCCCTATCACAACGGCCACAATGCCGTCATCGACAGCATTGCAAACGAAGTCGACGAACTCATCATCGGAATCGGCAGTGCAGAGATCAGTCATGACCTCCGTCACCCCTTCACCGCAGGCGAACGCGTCCTCATGATCAGCCGTGCCCTCAAAAATATCGACATCCCCATCTACATCATTCCTCTGGAGGACGTCAAGCGAAATGCCCTCTGGGTTTCTCATGTCAAATCCATGACGCCGCCCTTTGACACCGTCTACACCTCAAACCCGCTCGTCATCCAGCTCTTCCGTGAAGCAGGAATAACCGTCACCTCACCTCCCATGTATCAGAGAGAAATGCTTTCCGGAACATCAATTCGTGCCCGCATGATCGCAGGTGAAAACTGGGATGAATGCGTCCCACCGGAAGTCGCAGACGTCATCCGGGAAATTCACGGCATTGACCGTATCCGCCAGATCGCCAAAACCGACTGA
- a CDS encoding glycosyltransferase family 4 protein: protein MKVNIYVEDYWVFKYIGCSTLARMLYQGIAAVPGVEAYYNSSSPSMDVTHYHSFGPGVHLNRMRNKGISILTAHSTPRLNTGNVAGASYINRLYPPIYRKFDHIVTITPPSTREVQDMLPDMPITMIPNGVDLTSFAPSDQKRREFREFLGISDDRPVVLTVAQQTPRKGIYDFLTIADTMPEYTFVWVGGYPYGLLSSDRKMIEERKAKAGSNVIFTGFVPDITAVYCGADLLFMPSYGEIMSIVALEGLASGLPVISRDLPEFREVFSGICGFFSNNEEAEFLIRDEELWRRSATTSRASVEQFDIHRIAKMHVDLYERLLA from the coding sequence ATGAAGGTCAACATCTACGTTGAAGACTACTGGGTGTTCAAGTACATCGGCTGTTCCACCCTCGCCCGCATGCTTTACCAAGGCATCGCTGCAGTTCCGGGAGTTGAGGCCTACTATAATAGTTCCAGTCCTTCGATGGATGTCACGCACTACCACTCGTTCGGGCCAGGCGTTCATCTCAACCGGATGCGTAACAAAGGCATCAGTATTCTGACCGCCCACTCAACGCCTCGTCTGAATACCGGCAACGTTGCCGGAGCTTCCTACATCAATCGCCTTTACCCGCCGATCTATCGGAAGTTCGACCACATCGTAACGATTACGCCGCCGAGTACCCGCGAGGTTCAGGACATGCTTCCCGATATGCCGATAACGATGATCCCAAACGGCGTTGACCTGACCAGTTTCGCTCCGTCAGATCAGAAACGCCGTGAGTTCCGTGAGTTCCTCGGAATTTCGGATGACCGGCCGGTTGTTCTGACTGTTGCCCAGCAGACTCCTCGAAAAGGAATCTATGATTTTCTGACCATCGCCGACACGATGCCTGAGTACACGTTTGTGTGGGTTGGCGGTTATCCGTACGGGTTGCTGTCGAGCGACCGCAAGATGATTGAGGAACGAAAGGCGAAGGCCGGCTCGAATGTTATCTTCACCGGTTTTGTTCCTGATATTACGGCGGTCTATTGTGGAGCTGACCTGCTGTTCATGCCTTCGTACGGCGAGATTATGTCGATCGTTGCTCTGGAGGGCCTTGCAAGCGGTCTCCCGGTTATCTCCCGCGATCTGCCAGAGTTCCGCGAGGTGTTCTCCGGCATCTGCGGATTTTTCTCGAACAATGAGGAGGCTGAGTTCCTCATCAGAGATGAGGAACTCTGGCGACGGTCGGCAACAACGTCGCGGGCATCGGTTGAGCAGTTTGATATTCATCGCATTGCAAAGATGCATGTGGATTTGTATGAGAGGCTTTTGGCATGA
- a CDS encoding glycosyltransferase family 2 protein — translation MISVIVPTFNEEEGVEACLQSLCDQTLPRDQYEIIVVDGNSKDKTREIAEKYADLVFIQTSKKVGGARNDGAMAAKYDILATTDADCFLPRDWLEKVLADFKKYPDASTIYGIVYPLEPGIKHKLSLLGYNIVSRLGYWTGTIYMTLGCNTAFRKDLFMEAGMYITADAGDDFEIARRMKQYGKVKLDTNLKVGFSMRRYIEFGAMKSIYQWLYIVTHGGTSEKYQYAGKEYGKK, via the coding sequence ATGATTTCTGTTATAGTTCCAACGTTTAATGAGGAGGAGGGCGTGGAGGCATGCCTTCAGAGTCTGTGTGATCAGACGCTTCCGCGAGATCAATACGAGATCATCGTGGTGGACGGTAATTCGAAGGATAAGACCCGCGAGATTGCGGAGAAGTACGCGGATCTGGTGTTTATTCAGACGAGTAAGAAGGTTGGCGGCGCACGAAATGATGGTGCGATGGCTGCGAAGTACGATATTCTTGCGACAACTGATGCGGACTGTTTCCTTCCCCGCGACTGGCTGGAGAAAGTTCTTGCGGATTTCAAAAAATATCCTGATGCGTCGACGATTTACGGTATTGTGTATCCGCTTGAGCCGGGAATTAAGCATAAGCTGTCTCTTCTCGGATACAATATTGTGTCAAGACTCGGTTACTGGACGGGAACTATTTATATGACGCTCGGCTGTAATACTGCGTTCCGGAAGGATCTGTTTATGGAGGCCGGGATGTATATTACGGCTGATGCGGGTGATGATTTTGAGATTGCCCGCCGGATGAAACAGTATGGAAAGGTGAAACTTGATACGAATCTGAAGGTCGGGTTTTCGATGCGGAGATATATTGAGTTTGGGGCGATGAAATCGATTTACCAGTGGCTGTATATTGTGACTCATGGGGGAACTTCGGAGAAGTACCAGTACGCCGGGAAGGAGTACGGGAAGAAATAA
- a CDS encoding DEAD/DEAH box helicase family protein: MPPASDNQPPKYQDILQTAQAAEKLCSIDTAAAIITCRRALELSLKWLYAHDKTLIPPYQDNLAAYLNSPELRSLLGPDLHKRINYIRILGNAAAHSTTSPEPEQTDLACQNLNVFLDHLAASYISDEIPAGQKISSPKPLNLSEYKTRKLYIDTLLMDAGWTRGRDWLEEYELAGMPNKAGLGYADYVLFGDDGKPLAVIEAKKTCKDPAIGRQQAKLYADLLEQKFGIRPIIFLTNGFDTKIWDDVHYPERPVSGIYAKFDLQKEHNKHTQKTSLEHIIINENIAGRYYQKEAITAVTETFGKQNRRHALLVMATGSGKTRTVIALVALLLRSGWIKNILFLADRTSLVTQAKRSFANLLPDLAAANLCEEKNVATARAVFSTYQTMMNAIDDVRDEDGGKLFTCGHFDLIIIDEAHRSIYNKYKDIFTYFDAHLIGLTATPKDEIDKNTYETFRLESGIPTYGYDLAQAVADGYLVDFVSIETKLKFLTDGIIYDELTEEEKEEYEKLFLDENGEIPQAIDSSALNEWIFNADTIKEVLATLFTHGIKIGYGSKIGKTILFAKNHAHAEKIYEIFGREYPNYPPGYVRVIDNYTNYAQSLIDEFSNSEKYPQIAISVDMLDTGIDIPEVVNLVFFKKVLSKAKFWQMIGRGTRLCPGLIDGSDKDKFYIFDFCGNFEFFRVNDHGRETDTIMTVQECIFSLQTEMAYKLQEYEYQTESLRSFRRDLISDLLTKVKELNRDNFAVRQHLRYIDRYREETAWQVLTYEDTLKISEEIAPLILPSNDEASAVRFDALLYGLELAWLVSKPYPKARKDLLKKVRAIADISTIPEILAQKELIGKILHTDYVKNAGISELEHIRNKLRDLMKYLPAGSKTIYDTNFSDKILETEWHVSDLTEDYLRTYKEKAIAYLREHQNVPVISKLRTNVPLDSNDITVLENILWKEVGSHEQYKAEYGSKPLGVFVREIVGLDMNAAKEAFSIYLQDARLNQQQIYFLNRIVEYIVKNGMMTDMSVLQGTPFTDKGTVVDLFSGDQGLWNGIRQTIEKINANAQTV; encoded by the coding sequence ATGCCGCCAGCATCTGATAATCAACCCCCGAAATACCAAGACATCCTTCAGACAGCTCAGGCCGCCGAAAAACTCTGTTCAATAGACACAGCTGCCGCAATCATCACCTGCCGCAGAGCACTCGAACTCTCTCTTAAGTGGCTGTATGCCCACGATAAAACACTCATCCCTCCCTATCAGGACAATCTCGCCGCTTATCTCAACAGTCCCGAACTCCGAAGCCTTCTCGGACCTGACCTCCACAAACGCATAAACTACATCCGAATTCTGGGAAACGCCGCAGCTCACAGCACCACCAGTCCGGAACCTGAACAAACAGACCTCGCCTGCCAAAACCTCAATGTTTTCCTCGATCATCTCGCTGCCAGCTACATCTCAGACGAAATCCCTGCCGGACAAAAAATATCATCTCCAAAACCCCTCAACCTCTCAGAATACAAAACCCGAAAACTCTACATCGACACCCTCCTCATGGATGCAGGATGGACACGCGGCCGCGACTGGCTCGAAGAGTACGAACTCGCCGGAATGCCCAACAAAGCAGGCCTCGGCTATGCCGACTATGTCCTCTTTGGAGACGACGGCAAACCCCTCGCAGTAATTGAAGCCAAAAAAACCTGCAAAGACCCAGCGATCGGACGTCAGCAGGCAAAACTCTACGCCGACCTCCTTGAACAAAAATTCGGCATCAGACCAATCATCTTCCTCACCAACGGCTTTGACACCAAAATCTGGGACGACGTTCACTACCCGGAACGTCCGGTCTCCGGCATCTACGCCAAGTTCGACCTCCAGAAAGAACACAACAAACATACCCAGAAAACCTCTCTTGAACACATCATCATCAACGAAAACATTGCCGGACGATACTATCAAAAAGAAGCAATCACTGCAGTTACCGAAACATTCGGCAAACAAAACCGCAGACATGCCCTCCTCGTCATGGCGACCGGTAGCGGAAAAACGAGAACAGTCATCGCCTTAGTTGCCCTCCTTCTCCGTTCCGGTTGGATCAAAAACATCCTCTTCTTAGCAGACAGAACCAGCCTTGTCACACAGGCAAAACGATCCTTCGCCAACCTCCTCCCCGACCTTGCCGCAGCCAACCTCTGCGAAGAAAAAAATGTTGCAACCGCCAGAGCAGTATTCTCCACCTATCAGACCATGATGAACGCCATCGACGATGTTCGGGATGAAGATGGAGGAAAACTCTTCACCTGCGGCCACTTCGATCTCATCATCATCGACGAAGCCCATCGCAGCATCTACAACAAATACAAAGACATCTTCACCTACTTCGATGCTCATCTAATCGGTCTTACCGCAACCCCAAAAGACGAGATCGACAAAAATACCTACGAAACCTTCCGCCTCGAATCCGGCATCCCCACCTATGGCTATGATCTCGCTCAGGCAGTTGCCGACGGTTACCTCGTTGACTTTGTCTCCATCGAAACAAAACTCAAATTTCTTACCGACGGAATCATCTACGATGAACTCACCGAAGAAGAAAAAGAAGAGTACGAAAAACTCTTCCTCGATGAAAACGGAGAAATTCCTCAGGCAATCGACAGTTCCGCACTCAACGAATGGATCTTTAATGCCGACACCATCAAAGAAGTACTTGCAACACTCTTTACCCACGGCATAAAAATCGGCTATGGAAGTAAAATTGGAAAAACAATTCTTTTCGCGAAAAATCATGCCCATGCCGAAAAGATCTACGAGATCTTTGGCAGAGAATACCCAAATTATCCGCCAGGTTACGTCCGTGTCATTGACAACTACACCAACTATGCCCAAAGCCTCATCGACGAATTTTCAAATTCCGAAAAATACCCGCAAATCGCAATCTCCGTTGACATGCTGGATACCGGCATTGACATCCCTGAGGTCGTTAACCTTGTCTTCTTCAAAAAAGTTCTCAGCAAAGCAAAGTTCTGGCAGATGATCGGACGCGGCACACGACTCTGCCCTGGCCTTATCGATGGTTCCGACAAAGACAAATTTTACATCTTTGACTTTTGCGGCAACTTCGAATTTTTCCGCGTCAATGATCACGGTCGCGAAACCGACACGATCATGACAGTGCAGGAATGTATCTTCAGTCTTCAGACTGAGATGGCCTACAAACTTCAGGAGTACGAGTACCAGACAGAATCTCTCCGCAGCTTCCGGCGTGATCTCATCTCTGATCTTCTGACAAAGGTCAAAGAACTTAACCGGGATAACTTCGCCGTCCGTCAGCATCTGCGATACATTGATCGATATCGGGAAGAAACGGCTTGGCAGGTTTTGACCTACGAAGACACGCTCAAAATTTCTGAGGAGATTGCACCCCTCATCCTTCCCAGTAACGATGAAGCATCAGCCGTACGATTCGACGCTCTTTTGTATGGTCTTGAACTCGCATGGCTGGTAAGCAAACCCTATCCAAAAGCCAGAAAAGATCTTCTGAAAAAAGTCAGAGCAATTGCCGACATCTCAACTATTCCTGAGATTCTTGCACAAAAAGAATTGATTGGAAAAATTCTCCATACAGACTATGTCAAAAATGCCGGCATCAGTGAACTTGAACACATCCGGAACAAACTCCGCGACCTCATGAAGTACCTTCCGGCAGGATCCAAAACAATCTATGACACAAACTTCAGTGATAAAATCCTGGAGACAGAATGGCATGTATCTGATCTGACCGAGGATTACCTGAGAACCTATAAAGAAAAGGCGATAGCATATCTGCGTGAACATCAGAATGTTCCGGTCATTTCGAAACTAAGAACAAACGTTCCATTAGATAGCAATGACATTACTGTTCTTGAAAATATTCTCTGGAAAGAAGTGGGAAGTCATGAACAGTACAAAGCAGAATATGGAAGTAAGCCCCTCGGAGTGTTTGTGCGGGAGATCGTCGGCCTTGACATGAACGCAGCGAAAGAAGCATTTTCCATCTACTTGCAGGATGCCCGTCTCAATCAGCAGCAGATATATTTCCTCAACCGGATTGTCGAGTACATCGTCAAAAACGGCATGATGACAGATATGTCAGTCCTTCAGGGAACACCGTTTACTGACAAAGGAACTGTCGTAGATCTTTTCTCAGGGGACCAGGGTCTCTGGAATGGCATTCGGCAAACCATTGAAAAGATCAATGCAAATGCCCAGACCGTATAG
- the larB gene encoding nickel pincer cofactor biosynthesis protein LarB produces MPEHHTLPEILIQVRNGTLSPATAEQLIAGLPVDEVANLDLARTDRCGIPEVVLAEGKDTDSLIKIMHSYVRAAGRVIASRITPEQTAAVLAALPSGITADYREICRILILSDGTVPKSVGGTVAIVTAGTSDIRVAEEARTIAEEMGTAVLTAYDVGVAGIHRLFPALERLKEADIYIVCAGREGTLPSVVAGLVNKPVIGVPVSTGYGYMGHGEAALASMLQSCAAITVVNIDAGFTAGAVAARTAALIGGKK; encoded by the coding sequence ATGCCGGAACATCATACCCTCCCTGAAATACTCATACAGGTACGGAACGGCACCCTCTCCCCAGCAACCGCCGAACAGCTCATCGCAGGTCTTCCGGTGGACGAAGTCGCAAACCTCGACCTGGCCAGAACCGATCGCTGCGGCATCCCTGAAGTCGTCCTCGCCGAAGGAAAGGACACAGATTCCCTCATCAAAATCATGCATAGTTACGTCCGTGCTGCAGGACGCGTTATCGCAAGCCGCATCACCCCCGAACAAACCGCAGCAGTACTTGCCGCCTTGCCTTCAGGCATCACCGCAGACTATCGCGAAATCTGCCGCATCCTCATTCTCTCGGACGGCACTGTCCCGAAATCCGTAGGCGGCACCGTTGCCATAGTAACCGCCGGAACCTCAGACATCCGCGTCGCCGAAGAAGCCAGAACCATCGCCGAAGAAATGGGGACCGCTGTACTCACAGCCTACGACGTAGGCGTTGCAGGAATTCACCGGCTCTTCCCTGCACTCGAACGGCTCAAAGAAGCCGACATCTACATCGTCTGCGCCGGACGCGAAGGAACTCTTCCTTCAGTCGTTGCAGGCCTTGTCAACAAACCGGTCATCGGCGTACCGGTCAGCACCGGCTACGGCTACATGGGCCACGGCGAAGCAGCTCTCGCCTCCATGCTCCAGTCCTGCGCCGCAATAACCGTCGTCAACATCGACGCAGGATTTACCGCAGGCGCGGTAGCTGCCAGAACCGCAGCACTCATCGGAGGAAAAAAATGA
- a CDS encoding DHA2 family efflux MFS transporter permease subunit, with the protein MNVIENPLYQKLLLAAVAIGVIMDGLDGSIVNVVLPVIAADFGTDTGTISWVIITYLLMMAGFLLVFGKFADRGHIRKVFVGGFVIFTIGSAVCGLSTDLSWLLGARMFQGVGAAMIAAAAPMLCVKCLPARMLGFALGVLTMASSIGFAAGPALGGILTHYLSWHWIFLINIPIGIAAIPFALRVIPKDVPAEKKPFDLIGAVLLFAMMVFGIYALERVPHLGLSNPQITLCAAFCLIFAVLFVVRELRCRSPLINIRVFTAWKFSAVVVAFMLINVIYMGVIYLLPFYLHTGMHFDTAASGMYLLIPPALTAVLGIPIGRWSDRTGRRSFAVAACVVLVMFNLIYVMILPEMGVVPLLCALILMGVLWGLAGGPAASRIVENAPEGERGTGSSLMAVCIYLGSVIGTALYATIFTFATSPSGTVVAFTNLDPTTFMNGFHFTILVGLGLAVLAIILSAIVRDQKKGEIES; encoded by the coding sequence GTGAATGTCATTGAAAATCCCCTCTATCAAAAACTCCTTCTCGCAGCCGTTGCCATAGGTGTTATTATGGACGGACTTGACGGATCCATCGTCAACGTCGTCCTGCCGGTGATAGCGGCGGATTTTGGAACCGACACCGGAACAATCTCCTGGGTCATCATCACCTACCTCCTCATGATGGCGGGATTCCTTCTCGTGTTCGGAAAATTTGCCGACCGCGGCCATATCCGCAAAGTCTTCGTCGGCGGATTTGTTATCTTCACCATAGGCTCTGCGGTCTGCGGTCTTTCAACTGATCTCTCATGGCTGCTTGGGGCACGCATGTTTCAGGGCGTAGGCGCTGCAATGATTGCAGCTGCCGCCCCAATGCTCTGCGTCAAATGCCTGCCGGCACGAATGCTCGGATTTGCTCTTGGAGTTTTAACCATGGCAAGTTCAATCGGGTTTGCAGCAGGTCCGGCACTTGGAGGAATCCTCACGCATTACCTCTCCTGGCACTGGATCTTTTTGATCAACATCCCAATCGGTATCGCCGCAATTCCTTTCGCTCTTCGCGTCATCCCCAAAGATGTGCCGGCAGAAAAGAAACCATTCGATCTGATCGGTGCCGTACTGCTGTTTGCCATGATGGTCTTCGGCATCTATGCACTCGAAAGAGTTCCGCATCTGGGACTCTCCAATCCACAGATAACTCTCTGTGCCGCATTCTGTCTGATCTTTGCCGTACTGTTTGTGGTTCGGGAACTGAGATGCAGATCGCCTCTGATCAACATCAGAGTGTTTACCGCCTGGAAATTTTCGGCGGTCGTTGTGGCATTCATGCTCATCAATGTTATCTACATGGGAGTCATCTACCTCCTGCCGTTCTATCTGCATACAGGAATGCATTTTGACACGGCGGCAAGCGGCATGTATCTCTTAATTCCTCCGGCACTTACGGCAGTTCTTGGAATTCCAATCGGCAGATGGTCGGACAGAACCGGACGGCGGAGTTTTGCGGTCGCCGCATGTGTTGTGCTGGTGATGTTCAATTTAATCTATGTGATGATTCTGCCGGAGATGGGAGTTGTTCCGCTGCTCTGTGCTCTGATACTGATGGGAGTTCTGTGGGGTCTTGCCGGCGGACCTGCCGCAAGCCGGATTGTGGAGAATGCTCCGGAAGGAGAGAGGGGAACCGGCTCGTCACTGATGGCGGTCTGCATTTACCTCGGCAGTGTGATTGGAACCGCATTGTATGCAACAATCTTTACCTTCGCAACGTCGCCGTCCGGAACGGTGGTGGCGTTTACGAATCTGGATCCGACAACATTTATGAACGGATTTCATTTCACGATTCTCGTGGGTCTTGGTCTTGCGGTGCTGGCAATAATTTTGTCGGCGATTGTTCGTGATCAGAAGAAGGGAGAGATAGAGTCATGA
- a CDS encoding DUF362 domain-containing protein, protein MTAVGAARCDSYERDVVAAAVAKAVAAACGLPIVAGKKVLIKPNLLSDAGPDSSATTHPEIVYAVCKMVLDAGGIPIIADSPGAGIVYTPRTLRRVYERSGITAAAADLGIEPSLDTEFSEISFPEGKVMKRFSIIRAATEADVIISVCKLKTHMFTGFSGAVKNTFGVVPGHDKAVFHSRFPKSDGFSEMLVDLNELIRPDFVVMDAVVGMEGNGPMGGEPKHCGYVFASSSIYALDVSAQRLIGMEPERIGTTAAAQRRGLLDLNSVEEVGDEVVPITDFALPPTYFVPQKNTWFRRMILSRLFQMGKVYAPAPHIVKEKCIGCRQCVRICPKKAVELREGKAVINLRNCIRCYCCHEMCQEKAIDLKRSLLGEALHKFVR, encoded by the coding sequence ATGACCGCAGTTGGTGCAGCGCGATGTGATTCCTATGAGAGGGACGTTGTTGCAGCAGCCGTTGCAAAGGCGGTGGCCGCGGCCTGCGGTCTGCCGATAGTTGCAGGAAAAAAAGTTCTCATAAAACCAAATCTTTTGTCTGATGCAGGACCCGACTCTTCGGCAACGACGCATCCTGAGATTGTGTATGCGGTCTGCAAGATGGTCCTTGATGCAGGAGGAATACCCATCATCGCCGACAGTCCTGGGGCAGGTATTGTCTACACGCCGAGAACTCTGCGAAGAGTTTACGAACGATCCGGCATCACGGCCGCAGCAGCAGACCTCGGGATTGAGCCATCGCTGGACACTGAGTTCTCCGAGATTTCCTTTCCGGAAGGAAAGGTGATGAAACGATTTTCGATCATTCGTGCTGCAACTGAAGCGGATGTGATAATCTCGGTCTGTAAGCTGAAGACCCATATGTTCACCGGATTTTCCGGGGCGGTAAAAAATACGTTCGGTGTTGTTCCCGGGCATGATAAAGCGGTGTTTCACTCAAGGTTTCCGAAGTCTGATGGTTTTTCTGAGATGCTGGTGGACTTGAACGAACTCATCAGACCGGATTTTGTGGTGATGGACGCGGTTGTCGGGATGGAAGGAAACGGTCCTATGGGAGGCGAGCCAAAACATTGCGGGTACGTGTTTGCCTCATCTTCGATCTATGCTCTTGATGTTTCGGCGCAGCGGTTGATTGGTATGGAGCCGGAACGGATTGGAACAACGGCGGCTGCACAAAGACGCGGTCTTTTGGATCTGAATTCTGTGGAAGAGGTGGGAGATGAAGTCGTGCCAATCACTGACTTCGCCCTGCCGCCCACCTATTTTGTGCCGCAGAAGAATACCTGGTTTCGCAGGATGATTTTGTCACGCCTGTTTCAGATGGGCAAAGTCTACGCACCTGCTCCGCATATTGTGAAAGAGAAATGCATCGGCTGCAGACAGTGTGTAAGAATCTGTCCGAAGAAAGCAGTCGAACTGCGGGAAGGTAAGGCGGTAATAAACTTGCGAAACTGTATTCGCTGCTACTGCTGTCATGAGATGTGCCAGGAAAAAGCAATTGATCTGAAGAGAAGTCTCTTGGGCGAAGCCCTACACAAATTCGTGCGGTGA
- a CDS encoding PDDEXK nuclease domain-containing protein has product MPENIFPDSDAVYRDVRGSVISAQRRVYSAVNVSMVLAYHEIGEKIFLAVGDRAEYGASLIAYLAKRLTEEFGDSFSERNLRLMRQFYILFQIRNALRSELSWTHYRLLMRVPSEKARLFYLHECAEAGWSTRQLERQISTLYYERLLASRDAEGVAEEIFRTEPKPEYEKIIKDPYVLEFLDLKGRSEWYEKDLEQALIDSLQDFLLELGRGFSFVARQKRITFDDRHFYIDLVFYNYILKCFVLVDLKLGDLTHQDLGQMQMYVNYYTRELMNEGDTSPIGIVLCADKSDAVVKYTLPEGESQVFASKYMLCLPKEEEFAKLLSEWVVREEEVRYERR; this is encoded by the coding sequence GTGCCGGAAAATATTTTTCCCGATTCTGATGCTGTCTACCGCGACGTTCGCGGCTCAGTGATTTCAGCACAGCGAAGAGTCTACTCAGCGGTAAATGTTTCGATGGTTCTCGCGTATCATGAGATTGGCGAAAAAATATTTCTGGCTGTGGGCGACCGGGCCGAATACGGAGCATCGCTGATTGCATATCTTGCGAAACGGCTGACAGAGGAGTTTGGAGATTCATTTTCCGAGAGAAATCTTCGACTCATGCGGCAGTTTTATATACTGTTTCAAATTCGGAACGCACTGCGTTCCGAATTGAGTTGGACGCACTATCGCCTGCTGATGCGTGTTCCAAGCGAGAAAGCACGTTTGTTCTATCTGCATGAATGTGCTGAGGCTGGATGGAGTACGCGTCAGCTGGAGCGTCAGATCTCAACACTCTATTATGAGAGATTGCTTGCAAGCAGAGATGCCGAAGGAGTCGCAGAGGAAATTTTCCGTACGGAACCAAAACCAGAGTACGAGAAAATCATCAAGGATCCGTACGTGTTGGAGTTTCTCGATCTGAAAGGAAGATCAGAATGGTATGAAAAAGATCTCGAACAGGCACTGATCGACTCACTGCAGGATTTTTTGCTGGAACTCGGCCGGGGATTTTCATTTGTTGCCAGACAGAAACGAATCACTTTTGATGACCGGCATTTTTACATCGATCTGGTGTTTTACAACTATATTCTGAAATGTTTTGTCTTGGTGGATCTGAAACTTGGCGATCTGACGCATCAGGACCTCGGCCAGATGCAGATGTATGTGAACTACTACACGCGTGAGCTGATGAATGAGGGAGATACTTCCCCGATTGGAATCGTTTTGTGTGCAGACAAATCTGATGCTGTCGTAAAGTACACGCTGCCCGAAGGAGAATCGCAGGTGTTTGCATCAAAATATATGTTGTGTCTCCCGAAGGAGGAGGAGTTTGCGAAGCTGCTTTCGGAATGGGTCGTGCGGGAAGAAGAGGTCAGATACGAGAGGCGGTGA